A single window of Methanoregula sp. DNA harbors:
- a CDS encoding molybdopterin molybdotransferase MoeA, with protein sequence MSIFLKVVPVSEAIAAVRRIAPQPVQETVPLEMAAGRVLAEDVRSDTDIPGFDRSVVDGYAVRAADTTGASDPVPAMLRTRGRVEMGSRAVAPISPGECIYVPTGGVVSVGADAVVMVENTGQAGDEILIKKPVANGENVLLHNEDFSKSEVVLGRGKRISAQDAGVLAAAGCNTVPVYRQPVIGIISTGNELVPVQKTPAAGQVRDSNSFMAGAFVQENGCVPKHYGIIHDDRDALRAALVKAVAECDAVLISGGSSKDDRDMAAALIAELGEVLIHGIAIAPGKPTIIGYAQNRPVIGLPGHPASAFIVLIAIVRHLLYDMTGDTAPVQMTVQARLSSNVPSPRGREDYVRVKVAGGVATPVFGKSGLLNTLVRSNGVIRIPAESEGLEAGEPVEVLLW encoded by the coding sequence ATGAGCATCTTCTTAAAAGTCGTCCCGGTATCAGAAGCGATTGCAGCCGTCAGAAGGATTGCCCCGCAACCCGTGCAGGAAACCGTCCCGTTGGAAATGGCTGCCGGCCGGGTGCTTGCGGAAGACGTGCGGTCGGACACTGACATCCCCGGGTTTGACCGGTCGGTGGTGGACGGGTATGCGGTGCGAGCCGCAGACACGACCGGGGCAAGCGATCCGGTCCCGGCAATGCTCCGCACCCGGGGGCGGGTCGAGATGGGGAGCAGGGCAGTCGCCCCGATCAGCCCGGGTGAGTGCATCTACGTGCCGACCGGAGGTGTTGTCTCTGTCGGCGCCGATGCGGTCGTGATGGTGGAAAATACCGGGCAGGCCGGCGATGAAATTCTTATAAAAAAGCCGGTAGCAAATGGCGAAAATGTCCTGCTGCACAACGAGGACTTTTCAAAGTCCGAGGTCGTGCTCGGTCGCGGCAAACGGATCTCTGCGCAGGACGCAGGCGTGCTCGCTGCCGCAGGATGCAATACAGTCCCGGTATACCGGCAACCGGTTATCGGCATCATTTCAACGGGCAACGAACTTGTCCCGGTCCAGAAAACTCCGGCCGCTGGCCAGGTGCGGGACAGCAACTCCTTCATGGCCGGGGCGTTTGTGCAGGAAAACGGGTGCGTGCCGAAGCATTACGGCATAATACACGATGACCGCGATGCACTCCGGGCTGCCCTTGTAAAGGCAGTCGCCGAATGCGACGCGGTGCTCATCTCTGGCGGAAGCTCAAAGGATGACAGGGACATGGCTGCCGCTCTCATTGCTGAACTCGGCGAAGTGCTAATCCACGGGATAGCAATCGCACCCGGAAAACCGACAATCATCGGGTATGCCCAAAACAGACCTGTCATCGGCCTGCCCGGCCACCCGGCATCGGCATTCATCGTGCTCATCGCAATCGTCCGGCACCTGCTTTACGATATGACTGGCGACACCGCCCCGGTGCAAATGACCGTGCAGGCACGCCTTTCCAGCAACGTCCCTTCACCACGGGGCAGGGAAGACTATGTGCGGGTGAAGGTCGCAGGCGGGGTTGCGACACCGGTGTTCGGCAAGTCCGGGCTGCTCAACACGCTTGTAAGAAGCAACGGGGTGATCCGCATCCCGGCAGAGAGCGAGGGGCTTGAAGCTGGCGAACCTGTAGAGGTGCTGTTGTGGTAA
- a CDS encoding PAS domain S-box protein — translation MVSHKNKNTNVLVVEDSPTQAEHLKLILEKAGYEVSIAGNGKEALLLLETTLSKLVISDIVMPEMDGYELCRRIKGDERFKEIPVILVTVLYDPADVIRGLECGANNFISKPYDEKYLLSRIEIVLASSYAEETEKFQIGLEISFAGKKHHIAASRLQILNMLLSTYETAVQKNQELTEARDQLRELNEHLEDLVAERTLQLENTNRQLLEEIEVRKKTEEALQRKTRAYHVISECNQFLVRTSDLQDLIKGICKILVTLGGYRCAWVGYAHHDKDKTVEVVAQFGFEEEYLKNLRISWKKGHHGKGPTGTAIMTGKPTVVHNIQNNPKCGRWIYEAIKRDYSTVAAFPLIIQEQVIGALTIYAIEPEAFDSDEMQLLSEMAGDLAFGIASIRTTIERNEAEEALHETNEYLSNLFNYANAPIITWDTEFRITRFNHAFEHLTGRSQEEMLGKTLGLLFPDKGRKAAMALIQKTLEGERWEAVEIPILTAEGGTRTVLWNSANVLDVHGNLTATIAQGIDITERKKAEDALRDSQQILEKILNNIPVRVFWKDKNLTYLGCNIPFARDAGFEKPEDVIGKDDYVMVWRDQAELYRADDRTVIETGRPKLMIEESQTTPAGETIHLLTSKVPLSDNQGKNIGVLGTYYDITERKLMEDEIRSLNTVLEQRVAERTESLNKTLHEKDILFKEVHHRVKNNMQIIISLLNLQSRTIDDPVILKTIKDSQSRIRAMALVHERLYQSGDISKIDLRDYIQFLARELFSFYGVKSQLIHLTINAPVIMVNIDTAIPLGLMVNELISNAIKYAFPDDRKGEIVIDITKDKNEISLVVRDNGVGIPQDFDWHNAKSLGIRLVNSLVEQLQGTIELDRTAGTKFIIMVKEKA, via the coding sequence ATGGTATCGCATAAAAACAAGAATACCAACGTCCTGGTTGTGGAGGACAGCCCCACCCAGGCAGAACACTTAAAATTAATTTTGGAAAAAGCAGGGTATGAAGTAAGCATTGCAGGCAATGGGAAAGAGGCGCTTTTACTGCTGGAAACAACACTTTCAAAGCTGGTCATTTCCGATATCGTCATGCCTGAAATGGACGGTTATGAGCTCTGCCGCAGGATCAAAGGGGACGAACGGTTTAAAGAGATCCCGGTCATCCTTGTCACCGTCCTGTATGACCCGGCGGATGTCATACGGGGACTTGAATGCGGTGCGAACAATTTTATCTCAAAACCCTATGATGAAAAATATCTGCTGTCAAGGATCGAAATAGTCCTTGCCAGTTCCTATGCCGAGGAGACTGAAAAATTCCAGATTGGACTTGAGATCTCATTTGCCGGTAAAAAGCATCACATCGCTGCAAGCCGGCTGCAGATCCTCAATATGCTCCTTTCCACGTACGAGACCGCTGTCCAGAAAAATCAGGAACTCACAGAAGCAAGAGATCAGCTCAGGGAACTGAACGAACATCTTGAGGATCTGGTTGCAGAACGGACTCTCCAGCTCGAGAACACAAACCGCCAACTCCTTGAAGAGATTGAAGTCCGGAAAAAGACCGAAGAAGCGCTCCAGAGAAAGACAAGAGCATACCATGTAATCTCCGAATGTAACCAGTTCCTTGTCAGGACATCAGACCTACAAGACCTCATTAAAGGTATCTGTAAGATCCTGGTGACTCTGGGAGGATACCGCTGTGCATGGGTAGGGTATGCCCATCATGACAAGGACAAAACTGTTGAAGTGGTTGCCCAGTTCGGATTTGAAGAGGAATATCTCAAAAATCTCCGGATCAGCTGGAAAAAGGGACATCATGGAAAAGGTCCCACAGGCACAGCAATCATGACCGGTAAACCCACGGTTGTACATAACATCCAGAACAATCCGAAATGCGGGAGATGGATCTATGAGGCAATAAAGCGGGATTATTCCACGGTCGCAGCGTTTCCGCTTATCATACAGGAACAGGTGATTGGTGCGCTGACCATCTATGCCATCGAACCGGAAGCATTCGACTCCGATGAAATGCAACTGCTCTCGGAAATGGCAGGGGATCTGGCATTTGGAATTGCATCAATACGGACTACTATCGAACGTAATGAAGCTGAGGAAGCACTCCATGAAACCAATGAATATCTCAGTAACCTCTTCAACTATGCCAATGCTCCCATCATCACATGGGATACAGAGTTCCGGATCACACGGTTCAACCACGCGTTCGAACATCTGACTGGCAGAAGCCAGGAGGAGATGCTGGGAAAGACGTTGGGGCTTCTCTTCCCTGATAAGGGCCGTAAAGCCGCAATGGCATTAATCCAGAAGACCCTCGAAGGTGAACGATGGGAGGCAGTCGAAATCCCCATCCTCACAGCTGAAGGTGGTACAAGAACAGTCCTCTGGAATTCGGCAAATGTTCTTGACGTTCATGGGAATCTTACCGCAACAATCGCTCAGGGTATTGATATCACCGAGCGCAAAAAGGCGGAGGATGCACTCCGTGATTCACAGCAGATTCTCGAAAAAATTCTCAATAATATCCCTGTCAGAGTCTTCTGGAAAGATAAAAACCTTACCTATTTGGGCTGCAACATCCCGTTTGCCAGAGATGCCGGGTTCGAAAAACCCGAGGATGTTATCGGCAAGGACGATTATGTAATGGTCTGGCGGGATCAGGCTGAGCTCTACCGCGCCGATGACCGTACGGTCATCGAAACCGGGAGACCGAAACTCATGATCGAGGAGTCGCAGACGACCCCTGCCGGAGAGACGATACACCTCCTCACCAGCAAAGTCCCCTTGTCCGATAATCAGGGGAAGAATATCGGTGTGCTGGGTACATACTATGACATCACCGAACGCAAGCTGATGGAAGATGAGATCCGCTCCCTCAACACAGTCCTCGAACAGCGGGTTGCCGAACGCACCGAATCTCTCAACAAGACCCTGCACGAGAAAGATATCCTCTTTAAAGAAGTCCACCACCGGGTCAAAAATAACATGCAGATCATCATCAGCCTGTTAAACCTCCAGTCCCGCACCATCGACGACCCCGTTATCCTGAAGACGATCAAGGACAGCCAGAGCCGGATCAGGGCGATGGCGCTTGTCCACGAACGCCTCTACCAGTCCGGTGACATCTCGAAAATTGATCTCAGGGACTACATCCAGTTCCTCGCAAGGGAACTCTTTTCGTTTTACGGTGTCAAATCGCAGCTCATACACCTCACCATCAATGCACCAGTAATCATGGTGAACATAGACACGGCAATCCCTCTTGGTCTCATGGTCAATGAACTCATCTCCAACGCGATCAAGTACGCTTTTCCTGATGACAGGAAGGGAGAGATCGTCATCGATATCACAAAAGATAAAAATGAGATCTCTCTTGTTGTCAGGGATAACGGTGTCGGTATCCCACAGGACTTTGACTGGCACAATGCAAAGTCACTCGGGATCCGCCTTGTCAACTCGCTCGTGGAGCAGTTGCAGGGAACGATTGAACTCGACCGGACGGCGGGGACAAAATTCATAATTATGGTAAAGGAAAAAGCATAG
- the glgP gene encoding alpha-glucan family phosphorylase yields the protein MNGTNNHFSNIPTRLSGLVDLAYNLWWSWHPQARVLFKQLNQEAWKASVHNPVKMLRDIPAEFLEAAVKNEEYLRRYDIIMNRFFRYMNSKAGWFQDHNPDSRALTIAYFSAEYGLHHSLPLYAGGLGFLAGDHLKECSDLGVPLVGVGFMYSEGYLHQHIRTDGWQVGIREILDRDAAPVKRILTSEGEQLVIRTPHIEPPIYVAVWKVDVGKVPLYLLDTDIPLNDPASRKISSSLYTSDRELRLKQEIVLGIGGRKVLSHLGIEYTAVHLNEGHPAFALLERIRERVEKGQSFDEALRQVQGTSVFTTHTPVYAGHDVFPVELMDRYFSSYYPSLGIDRDRFLSLGVHPDSPHEGFNMTVLAMRLSGYHNAVSHRHGEVTRQMWRCLWKEVPENQVPIDAITNGVHLPTWMNPRIEDLMDTYFYPVTPNWQKEHDDEAIWKLVDEIPDEKLWALHTHLKIKLFNRIREPIRVKWAQRREDPLTLVTGGLLLNPSILTLGFARRFATYKRADLIFYDIDRLRQIVCNPWRPVQIIFAGKAHPSDEEGKRILQKIYHVAQQPEFEGRIAFVEDYNEQTAQYMVHGVDVWLNNPLPPMEASGTSGMKAALNGVLNLSILDGWWIEGFNGKNGWAFGGGTPDGNRDADDAHAIYDLLEHEIVPLYYSTSLDGIPHGWVKMMKESIKSVAPRFCAKRMVKEYVSKYYPQLISCADDECRVVMKG from the coding sequence GTGAACGGTACCAACAACCATTTTAGCAATATTCCCACCCGTTTATCCGGGCTTGTTGACCTGGCGTACAATCTCTGGTGGAGCTGGCACCCGCAGGCACGGGTCCTTTTCAAGCAGCTGAACCAGGAGGCATGGAAGGCGAGCGTTCATAACCCGGTGAAGATGCTCCGTGATATCCCGGCCGAATTTCTTGAAGCCGCTGTAAAGAACGAGGAATATCTCCGGCGGTACGATATCATAATGAACCGTTTTTTTAGGTACATGAACTCAAAAGCCGGCTGGTTCCAGGATCATAATCCCGACAGCCGGGCCCTGACAATCGCTTATTTTTCCGCGGAGTACGGCCTTCACCACTCCCTCCCCCTGTATGCAGGCGGGCTTGGCTTTCTCGCCGGCGACCACCTCAAGGAATGCAGCGATCTGGGAGTTCCGCTGGTGGGTGTGGGATTCATGTACTCGGAGGGATATCTCCACCAGCATATCAGGACCGATGGCTGGCAGGTAGGGATCCGGGAGATCCTCGACCGGGATGCCGCCCCGGTCAAACGGATACTGACAAGTGAGGGAGAGCAACTGGTTATCCGGACGCCTCATATCGAACCGCCGATTTATGTCGCAGTATGGAAGGTGGATGTCGGGAAGGTCCCCCTTTACCTTCTCGATACCGATATTCCCTTAAACGATCCCGCGAGCCGTAAAATTTCATCAAGCCTTTATACCAGCGACCGGGAACTGCGGCTGAAGCAGGAGATTGTGCTTGGAATCGGCGGCCGCAAGGTACTGAGCCATCTTGGAATCGAGTACACAGCCGTACACCTCAACGAGGGCCACCCGGCGTTTGCCCTGCTGGAGCGGATCAGGGAACGCGTGGAGAAAGGGCAATCTTTTGATGAGGCACTGCGGCAGGTGCAGGGGACCTCGGTCTTTACCACCCACACTCCGGTCTATGCGGGCCATGATGTCTTCCCTGTGGAACTCATGGACCGGTACTTCAGCTCCTATTATCCCTCGCTCGGGATCGATCGAGACCGGTTCCTCTCCCTCGGGGTCCACCCGGATTCCCCTCATGAAGGGTTCAACATGACAGTACTTGCAATGCGGCTTTCCGGATACCATAATGCCGTTTCACACCGCCACGGAGAGGTTACCCGGCAGATGTGGAGATGCCTCTGGAAAGAGGTTCCCGAAAACCAGGTCCCGATCGATGCGATTACAAACGGGGTCCACCTGCCGACGTGGATGAACCCCCGGATCGAAGACCTCATGGACACGTATTTCTACCCGGTGACCCCGAACTGGCAGAAGGAGCATGATGATGAGGCTATCTGGAAGCTGGTCGATGAGATCCCGGATGAGAAGCTCTGGGCGCTCCATACCCATCTCAAAATCAAGCTGTTCAACAGGATCCGCGAGCCTATACGGGTAAAATGGGCGCAGCGGCGGGAAGACCCTCTCACCCTGGTCACCGGGGGGCTGCTCCTGAACCCGTCGATCCTCACCCTCGGTTTTGCACGGCGTTTTGCCACCTATAAGCGGGCCGACCTGATCTTTTACGACATTGACCGGCTCAGGCAGATCGTATGCAACCCGTGGAGGCCGGTCCAGATCATTTTTGCAGGAAAGGCACACCCGTCGGACGAAGAAGGAAAACGGATCCTCCAGAAGATCTACCACGTGGCCCAGCAGCCCGAGTTTGAAGGGAGGATAGCATTCGTGGAAGATTACAATGAACAGACAGCACAGTACATGGTTCACGGCGTCGACGTCTGGCTCAACAACCCCCTGCCACCGATGGAAGCGAGCGGGACGAGCGGTATGAAGGCGGCACTTAACGGCGTCCTCAACTTAAGCATCCTCGACGGCTGGTGGATCGAGGGATTCAACGGGAAGAACGGCTGGGCGTTTGGCGGCGGCACTCCGGATGGAAACCGGGACGCAGATGATGCCCATGCAATCTATGATCTCCTTGAGCACGAGATCGTCCCGCTCTATTATTCCACCTCCCTTGACGGCATCCCGCACGGCTGGGTGAAGATGATGAAAGAATCAATAAAAAGCGTTGCACCACGGTTTTGTGCAAAGCGGATGGTAAAAGAGTACGTCTCAAAGTATTACCCGCAGCTGATCTCATGCGCTGATGATGAGTGCCGGGTAGTAATGAAGGGCTGA
- the cheB gene encoding chemotaxis-specific protein-glutamate methyltransferase CheB: MMVKVLIVDDSPVARQLLEFILSRDPGITVIGTATNGEEAIQAVRDKKPDLITMDINMPKMNGFDATRTIMETTPVPIIIVSGSENIHEIATSFKAMEAGAVTLMPRPPGANHPKFEAMAKSLVDAVKTYAEIKVVRRFPQKGTGSVTQTYLKAKMKIEPIKDGAQIVAIGASTGGPVVIQTLLSGLKKGFPLPLVIVQHMTLGFGEGFAEWLQGTTGFPIHIAVNGEYLLPGHAYIGADGYHVGFSNDNRIMLTNAPPENGVRPSVSFLFRSVRQVYGNRVIALLLTGMGRDGADELKSLKDCGALTIVQDEQSSVVHGMPGEAIKLGAAMYVLSPEKIVDVLNEITNNGGK, from the coding sequence ATGATGGTGAAGGTATTGATCGTTGATGATTCTCCGGTGGCGCGGCAGCTTCTGGAATTCATTCTCAGCCGTGATCCCGGGATTACCGTCATCGGAACCGCAACAAACGGGGAAGAGGCAATACAGGCTGTTCGTGATAAAAAACCGGACCTTATCACTATGGACATCAACATGCCAAAAATGAACGGCTTCGATGCGACCCGCACGATCATGGAAACCACCCCGGTCCCGATCATCATTGTCTCGGGAAGCGAAAACATCCATGAAATCGCAACCTCGTTTAAAGCCATGGAAGCGGGCGCGGTTACCCTGATGCCCCGCCCGCCCGGTGCCAACCATCCCAAATTCGAGGCAATGGCAAAATCACTCGTTGATGCAGTGAAGACCTATGCTGAAATCAAAGTAGTGCGACGGTTTCCGCAGAAGGGTACTGGATCGGTCACGCAGACATACCTTAAAGCGAAGATGAAAATCGAACCTATAAAGGATGGGGCACAGATCGTTGCCATCGGTGCATCCACTGGCGGGCCTGTTGTTATCCAGACGCTCCTTTCCGGACTAAAAAAAGGATTCCCGCTCCCGCTTGTTATTGTCCAGCACATGACATTAGGATTCGGCGAAGGATTTGCCGAATGGCTGCAGGGGACAACCGGGTTTCCCATCCACATTGCTGTGAACGGGGAATACCTTCTGCCGGGCCATGCGTATATTGGAGCTGACGGTTATCATGTGGGATTTTCGAATGATAACCGGATCATGCTGACAAATGCACCCCCGGAAAACGGGGTGCGCCCTTCTGTCTCATTCCTGTTCCGGTCAGTACGGCAGGTGTACGGGAACCGGGTAATCGCGCTCCTCCTCACCGGCATGGGACGGGATGGTGCCGATGAGTTAAAATCTCTCAAGGATTGCGGGGCGCTCACAATCGTCCAGGATGAACAGAGCTCGGTCGTTCACGGGATGCCGGGAGAAGCAATCAAACTTGGTGCTGCGATGTATGTGCTTTCGCCGGAAAAAATCGTGGATGTCCTGAACGAGATCACAAATAACGGAGGAAAATGA
- a CDS encoding TIGR00725 family protein, with product MQIAVIGAADCTPEEYAAAQEVGALIASDHGKLICGGMGGVMEAACKGARENGGTTVGILPDMGDGNPYLGIRVRSGMGYSRNVLLVQSADAVIAVGGKYGTLSEIAIALKLNKPVFGYKTWDIEGVVRCATPKEAVVMALSAARRSPLYRSPPAGEGSP from the coding sequence ATGCAGATCGCAGTGATCGGCGCCGCTGACTGCACGCCGGAGGAGTACGCCGCGGCGCAGGAGGTGGGCGCGCTTATCGCATCGGACCACGGGAAGCTCATCTGCGGCGGGATGGGCGGCGTGATGGAGGCTGCATGCAAAGGGGCACGGGAGAATGGCGGGACAACCGTTGGCATCCTGCCCGATATGGGGGACGGCAACCCCTACCTCGGCATCCGTGTGAGGAGCGGGATGGGGTACTCGCGCAATGTTTTGCTGGTGCAGTCCGCCGATGCAGTGATCGCCGTTGGTGGGAAGTACGGGACACTCTCCGAGATTGCAATTGCCTTAAAATTAAACAAGCCGGTCTTTGGCTACAAAACGTGGGACATTGAGGGGGTGGTGAGGTGTGCAACGCCAAAAGAGGCCGTGGTCATGGCTTTGAGCGCTGCACGCCGGTCTCCTTTGTATCGTAGCCCCCCAGCTGGCGAAGGATCTCCTTAA
- a CDS encoding molybdopterin biosynthesis protein produces MVKRYLKVTSLDDVLALLAREFACTPSTERVPLERSVGRITAAPIFARYSVPEIHLAAMDGIAIVSAETDGASEQHPVTLQSAVRVNTGNVVPPGFDAVIMIEDVWVDGIRFTIRKSAAPWQHVRPAGEDLAESEMVLPSRHRIRPHELGALAAYGITDIEVLTVRIGLIPTGTELVEQGTRPMPGQVVESNTVMAAAMLSDTGATCRRYPGVKDDPALIRDAVEKAAWENDIVIISAGSSAGTRDFTAEVVAGLGEVLVHGIAIKPGKPAIIGRVAGKPVIGMPGYPLSAFTVIREIAVPLLARYGLVVPEPETVEAEITSTIHKDIGSDEFVLAALGRVGNRWVVSPQSRGAGVQMSAVRANAYLKVPADVEGWEEGEPVPARLMVKRGEAEQALLVTGSHDPVIDHLADLLRGAGIELHSTHAGSMGGIFALKKDQCHAAPMHLLAPDGSYNTEFLKKYLPGEELILLSVAGRQQGIVSRDSIAFNDLQNHTFINRQGGSGTRMLLDYELKKTGIDPLKIRGYEREVTTHLAVALAVKSGEADTGMCVYSAAKALGLSFVPVAQERYELAIRKSHMADPRVAALCAAIASPAFKEILRQLGGYDTKETGVQRSKP; encoded by the coding sequence GTGGTAAAGCGGTACCTCAAAGTGACATCCCTTGATGACGTCCTTGCTTTGCTTGCGAGGGAATTTGCCTGCACCCCCTCAACGGAACGCGTGCCGCTTGAAAGGTCGGTCGGCCGGATTACCGCCGCACCCATATTTGCACGTTATTCCGTCCCGGAGATCCATCTCGCGGCGATGGACGGGATTGCCATCGTGAGTGCGGAAACGGACGGCGCATCCGAGCAGCACCCGGTCACACTCCAAAGTGCGGTCCGGGTGAACACCGGCAATGTCGTGCCCCCCGGTTTTGATGCGGTGATCATGATCGAAGATGTCTGGGTCGATGGCATCCGGTTCACCATCCGTAAGTCGGCTGCACCATGGCAGCACGTCCGCCCTGCGGGAGAAGACCTAGCGGAATCGGAGATGGTCCTTCCCTCCCGGCACCGGATCCGCCCTCACGAGCTGGGGGCGCTCGCAGCGTACGGGATCACTGATATTGAGGTGCTTACCGTGAGAATAGGGCTGATCCCGACGGGCACCGAGCTGGTTGAGCAGGGTACGCGACCGATGCCGGGGCAGGTTGTGGAGAGCAACACGGTGATGGCGGCAGCAATGCTCTCCGATACGGGTGCGACCTGCAGACGCTACCCCGGGGTAAAGGATGACCCGGCCCTCATTCGCGATGCAGTCGAAAAGGCCGCCTGGGAAAACGACATCGTGATCATCTCGGCAGGCTCTTCTGCAGGCACGCGTGATTTTACCGCGGAGGTTGTCGCGGGCCTCGGCGAGGTGCTCGTCCACGGGATCGCGATCAAGCCGGGGAAACCGGCGATCATCGGGCGGGTTGCCGGAAAGCCGGTAATCGGTATGCCCGGTTACCCGCTATCGGCATTCACGGTTATCCGGGAAATTGCAGTGCCTCTTCTGGCGCGGTACGGGCTTGTTGTGCCGGAACCTGAAACAGTTGAGGCAGAGATTACCTCCACCATCCACAAAGATATTGGCAGCGACGAGTTCGTTCTTGCAGCACTTGGAAGGGTCGGCAACCGCTGGGTGGTCTCGCCGCAGTCCCGCGGCGCCGGCGTCCAGATGAGCGCGGTACGGGCAAATGCATACCTCAAAGTACCGGCAGACGTCGAGGGATGGGAGGAAGGCGAACCTGTGCCGGCCCGGCTCATGGTGAAAAGAGGCGAGGCGGAACAGGCACTCCTCGTGACCGGGAGCCATGACCCGGTCATCGACCATCTTGCCGACCTTCTGCGGGGTGCGGGGATCGAACTCCACTCCACGCATGCCGGCAGCATGGGAGGCATCTTCGCGTTAAAAAAAGACCAGTGCCATGCTGCTCCCATGCACCTGCTCGCACCAGACGGGAGCTACAACACGGAGTTCCTGAAGAAATACCTGCCGGGCGAGGAACTAATCCTCCTGTCAGTCGCAGGCAGGCAGCAGGGCATTGTCTCGCGGGACAGCATCGCGTTCAATGACCTTCAGAATCACACCTTCATCAACCGGCAGGGCGGCTCGGGTACAAGGATGCTGCTCGACTACGAGCTCAAAAAAACGGGGATTGACCCGTTAAAAATCCGGGGGTATGAACGGGAGGTTACCACGCACCTCGCTGTCGCACTTGCAGTAAAATCCGGAGAAGCAGACACGGGGATGTGCGTGTATTCCGCAGCAAAAGCGCTCGGCCTTTCCTTCGTGCCTGTCGCACAGGAGCGGTACGAACTCGCGATCCGGAAGTCCCATATGGCAGACCCGCGGGTAGCTGCTCTTTGCGCCGCGATTGCATCCCCTGCGTTTAAGGAGATCCTTCGCCAGCTGGGGGGCTACGATACAAAGGAGACCGGCGTGCAGCGCTCAAAGCCATGA